From Quercus lobata isolate SW786 chromosome 1, ValleyOak3.0 Primary Assembly, whole genome shotgun sequence, one genomic window encodes:
- the LOC115985881 gene encoding uncharacterized protein LOC115985881 — MGFDNECILNIQTLAGEYFCPVCRLLVYPNEALQSQCTHLYCKPCLTYVVGTTRACPYDGYLVTEADSKPLIESNKVLAETIGKIAVHCLYHRSGCTWQGPLSECTSHCTGCAFGNSPVVCNRCGIQIVHRQVQEHAQNCPGVQPQAEGAQDTSATGGTATADQTQTTTQAGTTPQAQTSQTTAATIPGQDPNQQANPNSQAQALAQSAVATSEQWYQQQQQYQQYYQQYPGYDPYQQQYQQYYPYQQPTVPQYQQQQLQAPTPHVTVQHQPQAYMQPQPHIQPQPQLQSQPHGQSQLHVQAPAVAQPQNQAQVNLQQQPLTAVQPHSQIQSQTQPAPSHPHPQPQPHLTQPHPQQHVPMPQYQQPHHQMQHPQIQIQQQAHQHPTSQAQPHSQAQLQAPVHPHLNPNVTQMQLPSAHAVTGHQSYPQPQPHQQAHPVVPQQHPMQMHPQGGFQPQTQHPGQMPSQYPQQHTTMRPTHSHGTLPNQQQVGLLPSPGQGQNIPLAQQQPVQQPGHPILQRPAMQQVQQPMTHQYVQQQQPFVLQGPFVQQQMPTQSQLRPPGPPHSYPQHTTAYPQVQQNLPLSHGSQNVAGRPVLPNLGVQSHPYPQHAGGVQARPIHPGASQPAANQTNIFRNSNQVQVSTEQQSGVTSRPTSVGDQKAESSSENAVKKDSNDLGAGLGADAGDGKTVKSETESKDNGDAEPGSNAFENGELVMRMVKEEVTESTSEHLKGSKSGEFVTEIKKDVENSAMEDRESQDDHLLKKPPLQESEHVEKLSGKLQKDASGIQQPDEGSQTLSTISAPVSRSPAQNVIPKGSVAHGPGVDEYRGFPPPGQVQPGGFMQPSHPGPIADQGRHFGPSTLQQRPGAPLLQTTPHALPHYPHTAGHPPTQFRPQGPGYAPEHFQPPVFKQSQGLEIPPGGISGPGSAASFGRGTGYHGFPHQNFESQSVAPQGPHSQGHALPTHAAASRMSQGESVGPPFGILPPGAIDSHGGMARAPPHGPEGLMGQQRPSNPMETELFINHRPGYMDGRRPDPHLPGSLGLGPVGQPSGVMRNNGPPGLESSFTHGLRDDRFKPFPDERSNSFPAGRHVTDKGEFEDDLKQFPRPSRLDAEPLPKFGSYSSRPHDMGPHGLNYDTGLKLDPGAGGARSRFLPPFDRGERPVGLPDSSTIHPDFLGPVTGYGRRHMDGLAPRSPVREYPGISSHGFGGLPGQLGPDDFDGSESRRFGDPIGKSFHESRFPMLPSHLHRGEFEGPGKLRMSEHLRSGELIGLDGHLRRGEHMGPQNMPSHLRLGEPIGFGDYPGHPRMGELAGLGNFEPFGAGNRPGHPRFGESGFRSSFPRQGFPNDAGIDTGEMESFGNLRKRKAASMGWCRICKVDCETVEGLELHSQTREHQKMAMDMVRSIKQNAKKQKQTSGDNSSLEDASKSRNTSFEGRGNNH, encoded by the exons ATGGGATTTGATAATGAGTGCATATTGAACATTCAAACTTTAGCTGGAGAATACTTCTGCCCCGTCTGTCGTCTACTTGTTTATCCAAATGAAGCATTACAGTCACAATGCACTCATTTATACTGCAAGCCCTGTTTGACATACGTAGTGGGTACTACTCGGGCTTGCCCCTATGATGGCTACTTGGTGACCGAAGCTGATTCCAAG CCGCTTATTGAATCAAATAAAGTGCTTGCTGAAACCATTGGCAAAATAGCAGTGCATTGTCTCTATCATAGGAGTGGATGCACATGGCAGGGGCCTTTATCTGAATGCACATCTCATTGTACTGGATGTGCATTTGGCAATTCTCCTGTTGTATGCAATAGGTGTGGGATCCAGATTGTGCATCGCCAAGTGCAGGAACATGCACAAAATTGTCCT GGTGTGCAGCCTCAAGCAGAGGGTGCTCAGGACACATCAGCCACTGGCGGAACTGCTACTGCTGATCAGACTCAGACTACCACTCAGGCAGGAACAACTCCTCAGGCCCAGACATCTCAAACAACAGCAGCCACTATACCTGGACAGGATCCTAATCAGCAAGCAAACCCAAATTCTCAAGCACAAGCTTTAGCTCAGTCTGCTGTGGCAACTTCAGAACAGTGGTATCAGCAACAACAACAGTATCAACAATACTACCAGCAGTATCCTGGATATGATCCTTATCAACAGCAATATCAGCAATACTACCCTTATCAACAGCCGACAGTTCCACAATACCAGCAACAGCAATTGCAAGCTCCTACACCACATGTGACTGTCCAACATCAACCTCAGGCTTACATGCAACCTCAGCCCCATATCCAGCCTCAACCCCAACTGCAATCTCAGCCTCATGGACAGTCTCAATTACATGTTCAAGCTCCAGCAGTTGCTCAACCTCAGAACCAGGCACAAGTTAACCTGCAACAGCAACCACTAACCGCGGTACAGCCACATTCTCAAATTCAATCGCAGACTCAACCAGCCCCGAGCCACCCACATCCTCAGCCTCAGCCCCATCTGACCCAACCTCATCCACAGCAACATGTCCCGATGCCTCAATATCAGCAGCCTCATCATCAAATGCAACATCCACAGATCCAAATCCAGCAACAGGCCCATCAGCATCCTACCTCTCAAGCTCAACCTCATTCACAAGCTCAGCTACAAGCACCTGTTCATCCCCACCTAAATCCTAATGTGACTCAGATGCAGCTTCCATCAGCCCATGCTGTGACCGGCCATCAATCATATCCTCAGCCTCAGCCTCACCAGCAAGCGCACCCAGTAGTTCCCCaacaacatccaatgcaaatgcACCCTCAAGGTGGGTTTCAGCCACAGACTCAACATCCTGGTCAAATGCCAAGTCAATATCCTCAACAACATACTACTATGCGTCCAACCCATTCTCATGGTACACTTCCAAACCAGCAACAGGTGGGTTTGTTGCCATCACCAGGTCAAGGCCAAAACATCCCTCTTGCACAACAGCAGCCAGTTCAACAACCTGGACACCCAATACTCCAGCGCCCTGCTATGCAGCAAGTTCAACAACCCATGACACATCAATATGTACAGCAGCAGCAGCCTTTCGTTCTGCAAGGTCCTTTTGTACAGCAGCAGATGCCTACCCAATCTCAGTTACGCCCCCCAGGCCCGCCCCATTCATATCCACAACATACTACTGCCTATCCTCAGGTGCAGCAGAATTTACCATTATCACATGGATCTCAAAATGTTGCTGGAAGACCTGTGTTGCCAAATCTTGGAGTACAATCACACCCATATCCTCAACATGCTGGTGGTGTTCAGGCTAGGCCAATCCATCCCGGTGCAAGCCAACCAGCAGCAAATCAGACTAATATATTCAGGAACAGCAATCAAGTACAAGTGTCTACTGAACAACAGTCTGGGGTGACTTCAAGACCAACAAGTGTGGGTGATCAAAAAGCTGAATCATCTTCTGAGAATGCTGTTAAAAAGGACTCAAATGATTTGGGTGCTGGTCTTGGTGCTGATGCTGGTGATGGTAAAACTGTGAAATCTGAAACTGAGTCCAAGGATAATGGTGATGCTGAACCTGGATCAAATGCTTTTGAAAATGGAGAACTTGTTATGCGGATGGTGAAGGAAGAGGTTACAGAAAGTACTTCGGAGCATTTAAAGGGTAGTAAATCAGGTGAATTTGTAACTGAGATCAAGAAAGATGTAGAAAATTCTGCTATGGAAGATAGAGAAAGTCAGGATGATCATCTACTGAAAAAACCCCCATTGCAAGAATCTGAACATGTTGAAAAACTCAGTGGGAAGTTGCAGAAGGATGCCAGTGGAATTCAGCAGCCTGATGAAGGCTCACAAACTTTGTCTACAATTTCAGCTCCTGTCTCCCGTAGTCCTGCTCAGAATGTCATCCCAAAAGGATCTGTTGCTCATGGTCCTGGAGTTGATGAATACAGAGGTTTTCCTCCACCTGGTCAGGTGCAACCTGGGGGCTTCATGCAGCCTTCTCACCCAGGTCCAATTGCTGATCAGGGAAGGCATTTTGGGCCTTCTACTCTTCAACAAAGGCCTGGTGCTCCATTATTACAAACAACCCCTCATGCACTTCCACATTACCCACACACAGCAGGGCACCCTCCCACTCAATTTAGGCCTCAGGGACCAGGGTATGCACCTGAGCATTTCCAGCCACCTGTGTTTAAGCAGTCTCAAGGTCTTGAAATTCCTCCTGGTGGCATCTCAGGTCCTGGCTCCGCAGCATCCTTTGGGAGGGGAACAGGTTATCATGGTTTTCCCCATCAAAACTTTGAATCACAATCTGTTGCTCCTCAAGGCCCTCATAGTCAAGGGCATGCACTCCCTACCCATGCTGCAGCTTCCAGAATGTCTCAAGGTGAATCTGTTGGACCACCATTTGGTATACTACCTCCTGGTGCAATTGATTCACATGGTGGAATGGCTAGAGCACCACCCCATGGCCCTGAAGGTTTGATGGGCCAGCAGCGGCCTAGTAATCCGATGGAAACTGAATTGTTTATAAATCATAGACCTGGCTACATGGATGGTAGACGACCTGATCCACATCTTCCCGGGTCTTTGGGACTGGGTCCAGTTGGTCAGCCTTCCGGTGTGATGAGAAATAATGGTCCCCCTGGCCTTGAGTCCTCATTCACACACGGGTTGCGGGATGATAGGTTTAAGCCTTTCCCAGATGAGCGTTCCAATTCTTTTCCGGCAGGCCGACATGTAACTGATAAAGGAGAGTTTGAAGATGATCTCAAGCAATTCCCCAGGCCTTCTCGTTTGGATGCCGAGCCTTTACCAAAGTTTGGGAGTTATTCATCAAGGCCCCATGATATGGGACCCCATGGGCTAAATTATGATACTGGTTTGAAATTAGATCCTGGGGCAGGTGGTGCCCGTTCAAGATTCTTGCCTCCCTTTGATAGAGGAGAGAGACCAGTTGGTTTACCTGATTCTTCTACTATTCATCCAGATTTTCTTGGACCAGTTACTGGTTATGGTCGGCGTCACATGGATGGTCTTGCTCCTAGAAGTCCAGTTAGAGAGTACCCAGGCATCTCCTCACATGGTTTTGGAGGCCTTCCTGGCCAGTTAGGTCCAGATGATTTTGATGGCAGCGAGTCACGTCGATTTGGTGATCCAATTGGCAAGTCCTTCCATGAAAGCAGGTTTCCTATGTTGCCCAGTCATTTGCACAGAGGTGAGTTTGAGGGTCCTGGTAAGTTGCGAATGAGTGAGCATTTAAGGAGTGGTGAATTGATTGGTTTAGATGGCCATTTACGGAGAGGCGAACATATGGGTCCACAGAACATGCCCAGTCATTTGCGGCTGGGAGAGCCAATTGGTTTTGGTGATTATCCTGGTCATCCACGGATGGGAGAACTGGCTGGGCTGGGGAACTTCGAACCATTTGGTGCAGGCAACAGGCCAGGTCATCCACGATTTGGTGAGTCTGGATTTAGGAGCAGTTTTCCTCGTCAGGGATTTCCGAATGATGCTGGAATTGATACA GGAGAAATGGAGTCTTTTGGTAACTTGAGGAAGAGGAAGGCAGCTAGCATGGGATGGTGCCGAATCTGTAAAGTTGATTGTGAAACAGTTGAAGGCTTGGAACTGCACTCACAAACAAGGGAGCACCAGAAGATGGCAATGGATATGGTACGGAGCATCAAGCAAAATGCAAAGAAACAGAAACA aacatCTGGTGACAACTCCTCACTTGAAGATGCAAGCAAGTCAAGGAATACCAGTTTTGAGGGCCGTGGGAATAATCATTAA